The following DNA comes from Candidatus Stoquefichus sp. SB1.
CTATTTGTGACGCTTTTTTTATTATGTCGTTATCATGATAGTGAGATTGATAGTGAAGAAGAAAATGAAGACCGGCATTTTCTTCAGTAATTTCAATTTGTTTGGCAATGGAACTTTGATTTAATTGATATAAAAATTCATCCCGAATGAGTTTATAAGAATTACGCATACGATTGATATGTTTTTCAAAATAGCCTTGCTGCATGAAATAAGCAAGAATGATTTGTTCAAAACTGGAGACACTACAAGCATAAAAATGTAGTTTCTCCTGAAAACATTGAACAAGATGAGGAGGTAAAACCATATAGCTTATACGAAAAGAAGGTGCTAGAGTTTTAGAAAAAGTATTCATATAGATGACTCTTTCATTTTGATCGATTTGATATAAAGTGGATATAGGCTTTCCTCTTAAACGAAACTCACTATCATAATCATCTTCAATAATATAATGTTGTTGATCATTTGCCCATTTAAGAATATCTAATCGTCTTTTAATTGGCATAGTAATACCTGTGGGATAATGATGTGCAGGGGATATATGAACAACTTGGGCTTTGCTTTTGGTGAGTTCTGAAATACTTAAGCCATTTTGGTCTAATGGAATATATTGATAAGTAATATCATTAAGTTGATAAACTTTAGAAATACTTCGATGACCAGGATCTTCTAAAGCATAAATCAAATGACGCCCAAGAAGCTGAATGACAAGATTATATAAATATTCTGTACCAGCCCCAATAATGATTTGTTGGGGCGATACATTCATTCCAGAAAATGCATAGAGATGCTTGCTGATAGCCTCTCGTAAAGATAGACAGCCTTGTTGCGGAGGTCTTGCAAGTAATGAAGGTTCTTGTGATGACAAGACTTGTCTTGTTAATTTAGACCATGTAGAAAAAGGAAAATGCGTAGGGGATACAGAATTGGTTTTTAAGTCAATTATAAAAGGATGTTCTTTTTCTTGCGGTAATTGTACCTTTTTTTGGGTAGCAGTTGGTGGATATTGAATTTCACTGACAAAATATCCTTTTTTCTCAATAGCATAAATATACCCTTCAATGAGTAATTGGTTATAAGCATTTTCAACAGTAATTAAACTTACATTTTGATTTTTAGCAAACGCTCTTTTAGATGGGAGTTTTTCATGGGGATTAAGTTTTAGCTCAATAATATCTTTTTTTATACATTGGTAAAGATATTCATACATACTTATATGCATATCACTAGGGAAAGAATAAGTTAACATAAAATCACCTCTGTTTTATTATAACAAATCTGGTCATATAAAAAAATATAAAACTGGATATTTTCATATAACCACAATAGATATATACTTGTCCCAAGGAAGAGGGGGAATTCATTATGAATAATAAAATATTAAAAATTGTTATGATTGGTTTAATGTCTGCTTTGTGTTATATTGCATTTACTTTTATGCAAATTAAAATTCCAACACCAGGTGGAGCAACATCTTTTCATTTAGGTAACACATTTTGTGTTTTGGCGGCTTTATTACTAGGCGGTATTCCAGGAGGGGCAGCTGGGGCTATTGGTATGGGAATTGGAGATTTATTAGACCCAACTTATGTTATTGTTGCACCAAAGACAATTATTTTAAAAATGGGGATTGGTATTATTACAGGATTAGTAGCACATAAAGTCTTTCACATTCAAAAATTAGAAGGACAACGTTTATATAAAGCAGTTATTCTTTCAGCACTTGCTGGAATGTTGTTTAATGTTGTTGGTGAACCTATTTTGTCATATTTCTATACAACATTTATTTTAGGAGCACCTGAGAAAGCAGCAAAAGCATTAGCTTCTTGGAATGCTATAACAACTGCGACAAATGCTATTTTAGCAGTTATTATTTCATCAGCTATATATATTGCTATTGCACCTAGATTAAAAAATAATGGCATTTTAAGAAAATTAGCACCAAAGGAATAGTGGAAATCTATTCCTTTTTGCGTTATAATAAGTACATGCCGACATAGCTCTAACTGGTAGAGCAGGCCACTCGTAATGGTCAGGTTGCAAGTTCGATCCTTGTTGTCGGCACCATTTTTTAAACGGTGAGTTTCATCGCAAATTATATTTTTATTGTTTCGATGAATTTTAAAGGTTTATATATTAAAGGGTTTAGAGGATCTTCTAAACTTTTTATTTATAAAATGTCTGCTTAGAGTGTATAAAATTATACATCTTTTTTTGTATATGAAGAAAAAAACGATGTTTTTTTGATACGGGTTTTCTAACAAAATTAACCCATATCTAACAGAATATAAAAGATAGAATAAAAATATCTGATATATGCAATCAGCTCAAAGTTATAGAATAACTTTGAGCTTTAACCATAAACATTGAAAATACACTTGCAATAAATATAAATCAAAAAATCACACTTCCCTTAATTTGTTGACTTTAATTTCTTATAAACCTTATATCCAAAATAAGTAAAGAAGAATACTGATAAGACGCCATCATAAATATAGGCAGTGGTATTAGTAGAATGATTAAACAAAGCTATAATCAATGGAACAACAATCACAAGTCCTGTAAAAAGTCCCCAGATATAATAAAACCAAGTATCAATAAAATAGGTGAAAGTAATGGACATAATACAAAGGGCTAAAATTGCAGGTTCCCGCATAAAGGAAAAATAATACGTTTCAATTGCCATAAACATTTCAATCATCGCAAATATACTAATCATTACGAATGTCATCTTGGGACTTTTCATTATATTGCCTCCTTAATTTATAGTAATACTATTATTTCGTAAAATTTTTAAATAATTTTCTCATTTTATTATTTACTTTATATTATAAGTGTTTTAAATGCTTATGTTTTATCATACTCTATCTATTTTTAAATTATCATCAAAAAATTTATGATGTCAATAATAATATTGATTTCAATTAATGTTTGTGAAT
Coding sequences within:
- a CDS encoding ECF transporter S component, with product MNNKILKIVMIGLMSALCYIAFTFMQIKIPTPGGATSFHLGNTFCVLAALLLGGIPGGAAGAIGMGIGDLLDPTYVIVAPKTIILKMGIGIITGLVAHKVFHIQKLEGQRLYKAVILSALAGMLFNVVGEPILSYFYTTFILGAPEKAAKALASWNAITTATNAILAVIISSAIYIAIAPRLKNNGILRKLAPKE
- the pdxR gene encoding MocR-like pyridoxine biosynthesis transcription factor PdxR, with product MLTYSFPSDMHISMYEYLYQCIKKDIIELKLNPHEKLPSKRAFAKNQNVSLITVENAYNQLLIEGYIYAIEKKGYFVSEIQYPPTATQKKVQLPQEKEHPFIIDLKTNSVSPTHFPFSTWSKLTRQVLSSQEPSLLARPPQQGCLSLREAISKHLYAFSGMNVSPQQIIIGAGTEYLYNLVIQLLGRHLIYALEDPGHRSISKVYQLNDITYQYIPLDQNGLSISELTKSKAQVVHISPAHHYPTGITMPIKRRLDILKWANDQQHYIIEDDYDSEFRLRGKPISTLYQIDQNERVIYMNTFSKTLAPSFRISYMVLPPHLVQCFQEKLHFYACSVSSFEQIILAYFMQQGYFEKHINRMRNSYKLIRDEFLYQLNQSSIAKQIEITEENAGLHFLLHYQSHYHDNDIIKKASQIGLHISTLSQFYEHPYDSHTFVINYSGLSLQQIPIAVKLLNQLLNHNEMN